From the Corynebacterium sp. P3-F1 genome, the window GCCAGCGCCGCTACCGCGAAAACGTTCCTGTTCGAGTACCCCTTTACCATTAAGGATCTGCGCCGCGGGTTGGCCATCACCCTGCGGGAACAGGCGCGCCGGGCGCCCTTTGCCCGCCACCGTTACGCATTGGTGGACACGGCGAACAAGGTGCGCCCGGCGACCTGGTTCTAGCAGTTAGAGGGACTCGGCGATCGCGGCAGCCTTCTGCGCGATGGCCAGCTCCTCGTTCGTCGGCACGACGAGCACCTTCACAGCGGAGTCGTCCGCGGAGATGACGCGTGCGCCGGAGCCGTTCTGGTTCTTCTCCTCGTCGAGCTTGATGCCGTAGTTCTCCAGACCCGCGAGCGCATTGGTGCGCACGGTGTGGTCGTTCTCGCCCACACCCGCGGTGAACGTGATAGTGTCCACGCGGCCCAGGGTGACCATGTAGGCCCCAATGTAGCGGCGGAGACGGTGAATGTACACGTCGTACGCCAGCTTGGCCTTCTCGTCGCCTTCCTCGATGCGCTGGTGCAGAACACGGAAGTCGTTGACCCCGGACAGCCCCTTGACACCGGAACGGCGGTTGAGCAGGTCGTCGATCTGGTCGATGTCCATACCGGCGGTGCGGTTGAGATGGAAGATCACGCCCGGGTCAATGTCGCCGGACCGGGTGCCCATGACCAGGCCCTCGAGCGGGGTCAGACCCATCGTGGTGTCGATCGGCTGGCCGCCGCGGATGGCGGAGGCGGAGGCGCCGTTTCCGATGTGCAGGACGATCTGGTTGAGGTCTTCGATCGGCTGGCCCAGGTACTCAGCGACTTCGCGGGCGACGAATTCGTGGGAGGTGCCGTGCGCACCGTAGCGGCGGATCTGGTGCTCGCGGGCGACGTCAGCATCGATGGCATAGGTGGCAGCCGCGGCGGGCAGGTCGCTGAAAAAGCCGGTGTCGAAGACGGCGACGTGCGGGACGTTCGGGAGCAGGTCGCGGGCGACCTCGATGCCGTCAACGTTCGCCGGGTTGTGCAGCGGCGCGAGCGGGACGAGCTCGCGGATCTGCTCGACCACCTCGTCGTTCACAAGCGCGGGCTCGCTGAAGGTTTGTCCACCGTGGACAACGCGGTGACCGCAGGCGATGATGTCGACTGCGGTCGGGCCGGCGCCGTTGGCGTCCAGCATGGCGATGGCCAGCATCAAGCCGCCGCGGTGATCGCGGACCGGCATGTTGGACTCGACCTGGCGGCCTTCAATCTTGATGGAAATGCGGCCGTTCGGCTCGCCGATGCGCTCCACCAGACCGGAGACGAACGGCTGGTCGGAGGCGGATGCGGTGGGGTCGACGATCTGGAATTTGATCGACGAAGAACCGGAGTTGAGCACGAGTGCGTAGGCCATTAGTTAGCTCCTTGCGCCTGGATAGCAGTGATAGCGACGGTGTTGACAATGTCGGGGACAGTCGCGCCGCGGGAAAGGTCGTTGACCGGCTTGTTCAGGCCTTGCAGGACCGGGCCGATGGCGAGCGCGCCGCCAGTCCGTTGCGCGATCTTGTACCCAGCGTTGCCAGCTTCGAGGTCGGGGAAGACGAAGACGTTCGCCTGGCCGGCGACGGGTGAGTCGGGGGCCTTCTTCTTGCCCACACTCGTCACGGCTGCGGCGTCGAACTGCAGCGGGCCGTCCACAGCCAGGGACGGATCGAGCTCGTGCGCCTTCTCCGTGGCCTGCACCGCGCGCTCAACGTCGGGGCCGGAGCCGGAGGCGCCGGTGGAGTAGGACAGGATGGCCACCTTCGGGTTGATGCCGAACTGCGCCGCGGTCTTCGCGGACACGACGGCGATCTCGCCGATTTGCTCGGCGGTCGGGTTCGGGTTGACCGCGCAGTCGCCGAAGGCCCACAGGCGGTCGCGCATGACCATCAGGAAGACAGAGGACACGACGGAGGCACCCGGTGCAGTCTTGATGATCTGGAAGGACGGCTTGATGGTGTGCGCAGTGGTGTGCGCCGCACCCGAAACCATGCCGTCAGCCAGGCCTTTGTGCACCATCATGGTGGCGAAGTAGGAGATATCCTTCATTGTCTCGCGCGCTTCCTCAACGGTCACGCCCTTCTTCTTGCGCAGCTCGGCGAAATCCGCCGCAAACTCGTCGAGAAGCTCGGAGTTCTCGTGGTCGATGATGTTCGCCTTGGACAGGTTCCAGCCCTTGGCATCCGCGCGGCGAACAATGTCATCGCTCACGCCGAGGATCGTCAGGTCCGCCACATCCTGCTTGAGCAGCCGGTGTGCGGCCTCCAGAATCCTGTCGTCCTCACCTTCTGGCAGTACGATGTGCGTGCGCTTCTGCTTCGCGCGGTTGATCAGCCAGTTCTCGAACACCGCCGGGGACATGACCTGCCGCGCATCCGTACCCAGCGCAGCATCGAGAGCGTCAGTATCCAGCTTATCGACGCCTCGTGCTTCCGCCCCCAGCTCCTTCACCCGAGCCAGAGCGAGCTCGGCAGCCGGGCTCTCAGCTGCACCCTCAGCGGTCAGTAGGAGAACCGGAACGCCGAGAGCTGCGGCGGCATCAGCGTCGAAGACGTAATCGCCGGTGCCGACAATCACACTGTCGCCCCCTGCGAGCAGGTCCGCAGAAACGATCGCGGAGAGGTCACGCTCTTGGTCAGCCAACCGCACTACGTTGAGGTTCTTTTCGGCAGCCAGAGCCTCGACATCGACGCTGCCGCTGTCACCAGCGCCCCCTTCGAGCTCGCGTCCGAGCGCGGTGATCAGAACGGACCTGTTTTCAGCCATATCGAGCAACCTTTCCGAGCTTTTGCTCTGGTGTTTCGCGGGTATTCGCGGGGTATTCGCGCCTGTCGGGCGACAGTTTGGCGCTTCCCGCGCGGCTGATTGACGCGCTTCCCTGCGCACTCTATCCAGCCTTTTTCAAGTCTAGCCACCACCTGAACCACACGCAGGTGGTGTTGCTAACACCACGTGTTAATCGCTCGGCCAACCCACTGCACACCCCACAGCAACTCCACCGCACACCCCACAGCAATTCCACCGCGACTCCACTGCACACTCCACAGCAAATCGAACCCAAACCAAGTAGTCCGAATGTAAAAGACCGCTTGGTCTAGAATCGGTTTGGCAATGCTCTATACTGGCGCTACAAATAACTAGCAACTGTTAAGAAACACCAGCAACAGCGCAAAGGACACGTTTGAGTTTCATGACTACTCCTGCTTCCGACAACACCCTCCGCGTCGCCGTCGTCGGCTCCGGCCCCGCCGGCATTTACGCCTCCGATCTTCTGGTCAAGTCCGACGTGGACGTCCACGTCGACCTCTTCGAGCGCATGCCAGCCCCCTTCGGTCTGATCCGCTACGGCGTGGCGCCGGACCACCCGCGCATCAAGGGCATTGTGAAGTCCCTGCACAACGTGCTGGACAAGCCGGAGATCCGCCTGCTGGCCAACGTGGACGTGGGCAACGACGTCACCATTGAGGAGCTGCAGGAATACTACGACGCAGTCGTCCTCGCCACCGGTGCGACCGCCGACCGCGACCTGAACGTCCCGGGCGCGGAGCTGGACGGCCACTACGGTGCCGGCGAGTTCGTCGGCTTCTACGACGGCAACCCCGACTTCGAACGCGACTGGGACCTCACCGCCGAGAAGATCGCCATCGTGGGTGTGGGCAACGTCGCCCTCGACATTGCCCGCGTGCTGGCCAAGACCGCCGACGAGCTCAAGGTCACAGAGATCCCCGACAACGTCTACAACAACCTCAACGCGTCAGCGGCGAAGGAGATCCACGTCTTCGGCCGCCGCGGCCCGGCGCAGGCCAAATTCAGCCCTCTGGAACTCAAAGAGCTGGACCACTCCGAGAACATCGAGGTCATAGTGGACCCGGAGGACATCGACTACGACGAGGCGTCGGAAAGCTCGCGTCGAGAAGCAAAAAGCGTCGACCTCGTGTGCCAGACCCTGGAAGGGTACGCGATGCGCGACCCGAAGGGCGCCCCGCACAAGCTGTTCATTCACTTTTTCGAGTCCCCGGTAGAGATCATCGGCGAGGACGGCAAAGTCACCGGTTTTGTCACTGAGCGCACGGAACTCGACGGTAACGGCGGTGTGACCACCACCGGCGAGACCACCACTTGGGACGTCCAGGCCGTCTACCGCGCCGTGGGCTACCGCTCCGATGCCGTCAACGGCGTGCCTTTCGACGAGCTCCGCGCCGTCATCCCCAACGACGAAGGCCACGTGCTCACCGAGCCCGGCGGCGACATCGTCCCCGGCTTGTACGCCACCGGCTGGATCAAGCGCGGCCCCATCGGACTGATCGGCAACACCAAGTCCGACGCCAAAGACACGACCACCATGCTTCTCGACGACTTCCGCAACAATAAGCTCGATCTCACCGACAAGCGTGACGACCAGGCCATCCTCGACCACCTCAAGGACAAGAGCATCAAGGTGACCACCTGGGACGGCTGGCACAACCTCGACGCCGCCGAACGCGCCCTCGGTGAAGCCGAAGGCCGCGAACGCAAGAAGATCGTCGAGTGGGACGACATGGTCAATGCCTCTCACCCCGAATACCAGATCTAAAGCGTAGTTTGAGGTGAAAAGAAAAGGCGGGGCGCTCGACCCGCCTTTTCTTTTCAGTTATACAGAGACCCACCTTTCCAGGAAAGGCTTAGTTGGTGAAACCGACACCCTTGCGCCAGTTCAGCACCACAGTTGGACGAACAGCGGACAGGGGATCTGCAATGTTATCTGCCCGCATCCATGTCATATCCACATCGTCCGGACGGATTGTTGCAACGCAGTAGCCGTGAGCATCCCAGTCGACGTGACGCAGTTGTGGGTTAGAGTTATGCAGGTAGTTGTATGCGATACCGTTCATGGTCGGGTGCGGCCCGACCGCATGGCCGAGAATGTCGCCCACACCGGTGGCGGAGATGGAAGCACAAACCATTTCGCAGCCAAGCGGTTTATCGCCGTCATAGACCGTGTGCGCCCACTCGGAGTGAATGTCACCGGTCAGGAACAGTGGAGTGACACCTGCTTCAGCCATATCGATGGTGAGCTGCTTACGCTCCATCAAGTACCCGTCCCACTGATCCGAATTTACAAGCACACCGTACTCAGCCACGTCTGCGAAAAGCTGAACGTTGTCACCAAGGTTTTCGACCATGGCGTTGAGCACCGGCTTCACGTTCGGATCGTTGCGCAGAGCGCCAACCGCCAGCGGGGAGAACATCACGGAGTTGCCGAGAACGTTCCACTTCGCCTTTGAGCTCCGCAGGGTGTTGACCAGCCATTGGTACTGTTCATCACCCAACATGCTGCGTGGTGCGCTCGGGGTGAGCGGCCCCGTGATGCGCCCGACCTTGTCTCGGTAAGTACGCAAATCCATCATGGTCAACTCAATCAAATCGCCGAAGGTGAAAGTTCGGTACAGCTTGCCGCCTTCACCCAGTGCCTTAGAGCGAATCGGCATCCATTCGATGTAGGCCTGGGATGCGGCAGACCGGCGAGCACGGTAGCTGCCCTCGGTCAGTGCAGTGTGATTTTCAGCCCCAGTGTCGTAGTTGTCATTGGCAACCTCATGATCGTCCCACACCGAGACCCACGGCAAGGCAGCATGTGCTGCCTGAAGATCGAGATCGGTGTGCGCCTGCCCGTAGCGGATTCGGTAGTCCTCTAGGTTAAGAATCTCGTGAGGAGGCTGAAATAGGCGAACAGCGGGAATCGCCTTATTGCTGCGCTGCTCGTACTCGTAGATGTAATCACCAAGGCACACTGCAAGATCGAGCTCACCGCGGCGACCTCGCTCCGCCAAATCGCGGTAGGGAGTGTAGAAACCCGCCTCCCAGTTCGCACAGGAGAAACTAGCAATCTTGAAAGACTCAACGTGCGCATTATTGGCGGGTGCGGTCTTGGTGCGGCCCACCGGAGAGTGTGCGCCAGAGTGCGGGCCGCCCTCGACGATGAAGCGGTAGTAGTAGACAGACTCTGGCGTAAGACCCTTCACATCGACGTGAACGGTATGGTCGGAAGAGCGCGATGTTCTAGCCGTTCCGGAGGCCACAACGGAATCGAACGATTCGCTCGGACTCACTTCCCAGCGGACATCGGTGTCCTCACCGGTTCCTGATCCAGGTCGCGCAGTTTCATCGGGAGTGACGCGGGTCCACAAAATGACCGAGTCCGGCAACGGGTCACCAGAGGCGACGCCGTGACAGAACGGCAGAGGCTGGGGGGTTGGCTCAATCGGAGCAGGTTTATTGAAATACCCCCACGAACTCTGCCCGGAGGCAGGCGCGGCGTTTGTTACGACAGCAGAAGCGGCAATAGCGGCCGCTCCGCCTTTCAGAAAGTTTCGGCGAGTACTCCAAATGGATTTTGGTTCCGACGATTGCGACTTGTTCTGGGTGGATTCAGACATAGCCCCATATTTTCACTCCTCGAGAGCATTTCATAGGTGCAAGTGCCTAAATTTCTAACTATTAACAATGAGTTCAATCCGATGTAACAGCGAAGCTACCAGCAGGTTTCCTGCCGCACCGAACCGCGAGCATGCAAGGATAAACATGGTGATTCCGGAAAACCCTGAACAAAATTAGGCTTAAGATCATCTTTGCCCATTGTTCACTTAGACTTTTTCCAGCTGGTCTTGCGATTACCCAAAGGTGCCAATAGCTTGAGATGCATGACCAAGAACATGCGCGTTAAAACCGCCGTGGCAGCCGCAATGATGGGCATTGCCACCGTCTCGCCGTCCGTAGCCGTAGCCCAACCGCTTCAAGCACTAAACTTCCAGCTGCCCGAGGGCGCATCCCTTACCGCCCCTCAGCTGAAGAGCCCAGTCACCGGCTCCAGCACCGGCGGTGTTCCCGTGCAGCGGCCAGGCGCTCCGGTCCCGACCCCGTTCAGCCCCGATTACCTCGCCGGCTACATCTCAGACATCTCTCCTTACTATGGAGGAGTCTATTACCAGGTGAACCAGCTCTTCCCCTCCGTGCGTCGAAACCACCCTGAGATCATGCGGAAGAACTTGGACACGGTCGTCGAAATCAACAACAATGCTTCACCGGAACGCATCGCCGACGCTCAAGTCGACGCGCTTGCTGCTTCCGATGACCTTCTTGAAACACTTTCGCCCGCCTTGGGACAAGAGTTTGGACAAGCTGTCCGCGATGCCCTGAACGAGAACCGTCTCCCAAAGACCCAATACCTGCTCGGTAATGGTTTCCTCGCCCGCGCAGGCGGCATTGCCAGCTCGACCGGCATTGAGAAGGTTCTGTTCCACAACCCGCGTCCATTCAAAGTCGCACCGGACCGCATTAAGGAATACAACCTGTACGAAGACGATCTCTACGGTGGATCCCCATCATTCCCTTCCGGCCACACCAACCAGGCAACCTGGGTTACATCGATCCTGGCCTACATGGTTCCCGAGGTCGCCCCGCAACTCCACTACCGCGGCGCACTTGCCGGCAATAGCCGCATTGTCCTCGGAGTCCATTACCCGCTCGATGTGATCGGTGGGCGGATGTCCGGCCAGGCCGCAGCAGCCGACCGTCTCAACGACCCGAAGATGCGCAACGCTATCGATCAGGCAGCAGCCGAACTCCGTTCCGAGATCGAGTGGCGCACCGGAAAGTCCATTCCAGATCTCGTTGCTAGTGACACCCCGTTCATCTCCACCCAGGACGCGGTCAAACAGTACACCGAATGGATGGATTATGGATTCGACACCATCTACGATCCTAACGCAGCGATGATCGTCCCGCAGTCGGCTCCCGTTTTGCTTGCAAACTCCTACCCGGGATCCGACTATGGAAAACGTGCCGGTGTACTGCACGCCACCGCGGGCAAGGCTGGCAATCCGCTCGACTGGCAGGGTGAGGGTGGCTCTTGGCAGCGCCTTAACCTGGCTAAGGCCTCTGCCGAAGCAGGT encodes:
- a CDS encoding acetate kinase, producing the protein MAYALVLNSGSSSIKFQIVDPTASASDQPFVSGLVERIGEPNGRISIKIEGRQVESNMPVRDHRGGLMLAIAMLDANGAGPTAVDIIACGHRVVHGGQTFSEPALVNDEVVEQIRELVPLAPLHNPANVDGIEVARDLLPNVPHVAVFDTGFFSDLPAAAATYAIDADVAREHQIRRYGAHGTSHEFVAREVAEYLGQPIEDLNQIVLHIGNGASASAIRGGQPIDTTMGLTPLEGLVMGTRSGDIDPGVIFHLNRTAGMDIDQIDDLLNRRSGVKGLSGVNDFRVLHQRIEEGDEKAKLAYDVYIHRLRRYIGAYMVTLGRVDTITFTAGVGENDHTVRTNALAGLENYGIKLDEEKNQNGSGARVISADDSAVKVLVVPTNEELAIAQKAAAIAESL
- the pta gene encoding phosphate acetyltransferase, with the translated sequence MAENRSVLITALGRELEGGAGDSGSVDVEALAAEKNLNVVRLADQERDLSAIVSADLLAGGDSVIVGTGDYVFDADAAAALGVPVLLLTAEGAAESPAAELALARVKELGAEARGVDKLDTDALDAALGTDARQVMSPAVFENWLINRAKQKRTHIVLPEGEDDRILEAAHRLLKQDVADLTILGVSDDIVRRADAKGWNLSKANIIDHENSELLDEFAADFAELRKKKGVTVEEARETMKDISYFATMMVHKGLADGMVSGAAHTTAHTIKPSFQIIKTAPGASVVSSVFLMVMRDRLWAFGDCAVNPNPTAEQIGEIAVVSAKTAAQFGINPKVAILSYSTGASGSGPDVERAVQATEKAHELDPSLAVDGPLQFDAAAVTSVGKKKAPDSPVAGQANVFVFPDLEAGNAGYKIAQRTGGALAIGPVLQGLNKPVNDLSRGATVPDIVNTVAITAIQAQGAN
- a CDS encoding FAD-dependent oxidoreductase, with the translated sequence MTTPASDNTLRVAVVGSGPAGIYASDLLVKSDVDVHVDLFERMPAPFGLIRYGVAPDHPRIKGIVKSLHNVLDKPEIRLLANVDVGNDVTIEELQEYYDAVVLATGATADRDLNVPGAELDGHYGAGEFVGFYDGNPDFERDWDLTAEKIAIVGVGNVALDIARVLAKTADELKVTEIPDNVYNNLNASAAKEIHVFGRRGPAQAKFSPLELKELDHSENIEVIVDPEDIDYDEASESSRREAKSVDLVCQTLEGYAMRDPKGAPHKLFIHFFESPVEIIGEDGKVTGFVTERTELDGNGGVTTTGETTTWDVQAVYRAVGYRSDAVNGVPFDELRAVIPNDEGHVLTEPGGDIVPGLYATGWIKRGPIGLIGNTKSDAKDTTTMLLDDFRNNKLDLTDKRDDQAILDHLKDKSIKVTTWDGWHNLDAAERALGEAEGRERKKIVEWDDMVNASHPEYQI
- a CDS encoding alkaline phosphatase, which codes for MSESTQNKSQSSEPKSIWSTRRNFLKGGAAAIAASAVVTNAAPASGQSSWGYFNKPAPIEPTPQPLPFCHGVASGDPLPDSVILWTRVTPDETARPGSGTGEDTDVRWEVSPSESFDSVVASGTARTSRSSDHTVHVDVKGLTPESVYYYRFIVEGGPHSGAHSPVGRTKTAPANNAHVESFKIASFSCANWEAGFYTPYRDLAERGRRGELDLAVCLGDYIYEYEQRSNKAIPAVRLFQPPHEILNLEDYRIRYGQAHTDLDLQAAHAALPWVSVWDDHEVANDNYDTGAENHTALTEGSYRARRSAASQAYIEWMPIRSKALGEGGKLYRTFTFGDLIELTMMDLRTYRDKVGRITGPLTPSAPRSMLGDEQYQWLVNTLRSSKAKWNVLGNSVMFSPLAVGALRNDPNVKPVLNAMVENLGDNVQLFADVAEYGVLVNSDQWDGYLMERKQLTIDMAEAGVTPLFLTGDIHSEWAHTVYDGDKPLGCEMVCASISATGVGDILGHAVGPHPTMNGIAYNYLHNSNPQLRHVDWDAHGYCVATIRPDDVDMTWMRADNIADPLSAVRPTVVLNWRKGVGFTN
- a CDS encoding phosphatase PAP2 family protein codes for the protein MTKNMRVKTAVAAAMMGIATVSPSVAVAQPLQALNFQLPEGASLTAPQLKSPVTGSSTGGVPVQRPGAPVPTPFSPDYLAGYISDISPYYGGVYYQVNQLFPSVRRNHPEIMRKNLDTVVEINNNASPERIADAQVDALAASDDLLETLSPALGQEFGQAVRDALNENRLPKTQYLLGNGFLARAGGIASSTGIEKVLFHNPRPFKVAPDRIKEYNLYEDDLYGGSPSFPSGHTNQATWVTSILAYMVPEVAPQLHYRGALAGNSRIVLGVHYPLDVIGGRMSGQAAAADRLNDPKMRNAIDQAAAELRSEIEWRTGKSIPDLVASDTPFISTQDAVKQYTEWMDYGFDTIYDPNAAMIVPQSAPVLLANSYPGSDYGKRAGVLHATAGKAGNPLDWQGEGGSWQRLNLAKASAEAGSINPNGSLKIN